One window from the genome of Anguilla rostrata isolate EN2019 chromosome 5, ASM1855537v3, whole genome shotgun sequence encodes:
- the LOC135255849 gene encoding complexin-1-like, which yields MNFVMKQALGGATKDMGKMLGGEEDKDPEAEKEKEEERQEALRQQEEERKAKYAKMEAERETMRQGIRDKYGIKKREEAEAEAQAAMEQAAEGSLTRPKKAVPAGCGDEEEEEESIMDTVMKYLPGPLQDMFKK from the exons GGGCCACCAAGGACATGGGTAAGATgttgggaggggaggaggacaAGGACCCCGAggcagagaaggagaaggaggaggagagacaggaagctctgcgacagcaggaggaggagaggaaggccaAGTACGCCAAGATGGAGGCCGAGAGAGAAACGATGCGACAGGGCATCCGGGACAAG TACGGCATCAAGAAGCGGGaagaggcggaggcggaggcgcaGGCCGCCATGGAGCAGGCCGCGGAGGGGAGCCTCACGCGCCCGAAAAAGGCCGTCCCGGCTGGCTGCGGcgacgaggaggaagaggaagagagcatAATGGACACGGTCATGAAGTACCTCCCCGGCCCACTGCAGGACATGTTCAAAAAGTAA